The nucleotide window ATAAAAATTCATTTCTCAAATATAAGAATTTAAGAAATGAATTAATATATGGTTAAGAAAAAATCTTAAGCCTGCTCTTCTTTGCTAAGTGTTCTTTGTTTGTAAGCAGCTTTTAGTCTAGCTTGTCTCAAAGTTACAGAAGGCTTAATAAACTGTTGTCTAGCTCTTAATTGACGAACTGTACCTGTTTTATCAAATTTTCTCTTGTATTTTTTTAAAGCTCTGTCGATGGATTCACCATCTTTTACTGGAATTATTAACATATTTTACATCTCATTTTGGATTGCAAAAATAGACATTTTTTATGAGAACACAAAATATATTACAATAAACCATCACCACTCTGCCCCGGATCTTCGAAAAACCGCCGTAATAAAGGACCTTAGCAGACAATAATATTTTTATCCACAATAACTTAATATTCAATTCTCACCTCCTTCAAGTAAATTTTTTAAACTCTGATTTCCATTAAAAACCATCTATATTAACGAAATATAAACAAAAAATACTATCTTTGCATTCACTTTATTCATGGGGTTGACTGGTTTCGACAGCAAGACGAATGGGTAAGTAAGCATGCAGAGAACCGTAGCGCGATCTCTATAATCCCTTGCTACAGAATTTTAACTGGCAACGAAGAGTTCGCTCTTGCAGCTTAATATCGAAGTATAGTAGATTCAAGCGTTTTCCCGAAGATTTCAGTAGGGAAGCAAGATATTCCACAAATGCTCTGTTCTGCGGCGTTTGATCCTGGGATATAGGAATGCGGAAATAAGGCTTTAGAAGCTTCGGCTAAAGCACGAAAACCTTAGAAGATAAGCCGGAAGTTGGGCGTCTGCTCTCTGCTTCCCGTCGAAAACCAATAGCAGAATAAGCATGTAGAAAGCTTATGTATTGCTTGTTTGGACGAGGGTTCGAATCCCTCCAACTCCACTTAAAACCCTGTAAATTATTAATTTACAGGGTTTTTTATTTTTAGGTGCCAATCTAGGTGCACATGATAATAGATAAGTTCCCACTCTTTTCAAAAATTAAAAATATTAAAATCTAGCAATCTCAAATTCCAAATAATTCAGTATTTACTCAATCTTCAAAAATTAATTGGTATATAATTAGTTACATTATAGTATGGACATTTGGAATAAGGAGAAAAGATCAAACGTAATGAGTAAGATAAAGTCTACAAATACTAGACCTGAATTGTTGTTAAGAAAATTCTTGTTTGCTAAAGGTATGCGATATCGTATCAATTACAAAAAGCTTCCTGGTAAACCAGATATAGTATTCCCTAAATACAAATTGATTGTATTTGTTAATGGTTGTTTTTGGCATGGCCACGAAGCTTGTAAAATTGCTCACATACCAAAAACAAATACTGAGTTCTGGAAACATAAAATAGATAAGAATATTGAAAGGGATTATAAAAATGTTCAAGACAATATTCTATTAGGCTGGAATGTTATAGTTATTTGGGAATGCGAAATTAATAGAAAAAATTTGGACAATGTTTATAATAGAATATTAAATGTAATTTCTGAAGATTTAGAAAATAGAACATTTAAAATTAAATTATATGAGGAAAATAAAAAAGCTATATTGAAAATTGGTGAAGATATTCTGACACTTACTAATAACGATTATAATCTTTAAATAAATTTATTTAAATAAAATATTAAATACGGAAGGAAAGCAGAAAAATTCAAAATATCTTTTTATTAAGCTGATCTTATAACTTCTTTGATGGACAATATTAAATATGATTATGCATTGGCATAATCATATTTAATATTTTTTCTGTGAAAATCATCAGAGTAAATTCTAAGCCTCAATTCATTAAATACTTATTAGAGAGTACTTAGTTGTTATTATTAATAAAAAATCATCTAATCATACTAAGTATTGCATTTTCTAACTCATCACCTTCCTTGGTAAAACATTGCACATGACACTTATATTTTTTTACAGTTTCTTGCAAATCATCCAATGTTTCCCCTCCCGAATAGTAAATTAGCATCACTTTAATATTTTCTGGTGTACTATCTAAAATCTCAATTAACTCATCACCAGTACTTGCGCCTAAGTCGTGATCAATCATAATTAGATCGGGGCTTATCATCATTAAATCTTGTTCAATACTATCACCATTTAGCCTGTGGCGTATTACCAAATTTCTTCCTTTTGTTTCTACTTTTGGTGCTAAATTATATTCAAATGAATCTTTATATTGCTGATCATCCTCATACATTAAAATTGTAAAATCCATATTATTTGTTTTTTTTCTAATTATTTTTTTTAAAAGTTATTATAAATTCCGCTCCGTCAGAATACTCTTTATTAATTTCAATTTTCGCATTCATTTTTTTTAATATTTCTTGT belongs to Chryseobacterium gleum and includes:
- the rpsU gene encoding 30S ribosomal protein S21, whose protein sequence is MLIIPVKDGESIDRALKKYKRKFDKTGTVRQLRARQQFIKPSVTLRQARLKAAYKQRTLSKEEQA
- a CDS encoding very short patch repair endonuclease — translated: MDIWNKEKRSNVMSKIKSTNTRPELLLRKFLFAKGMRYRINYKKLPGKPDIVFPKYKLIVFVNGCFWHGHEACKIAHIPKTNTEFWKHKIDKNIERDYKNVQDNILLGWNVIVIWECEINRKNLDNVYNRILNVISEDLENRTFKIKLYEENKKAILKIGEDILTLTNNDYNL